From a single Apium graveolens cultivar Ventura chromosome 2, ASM990537v1, whole genome shotgun sequence genomic region:
- the LOC141706585 gene encoding rust resistance kinase Lr10-like, producing MLLTSCTKLYNISHIPFSQGGLSWSEPDCGDCEAKEQYCKFKPNSTTVTQCFPIPKGPPSNKLLVTGKVGGIFVLSFLLVAFCYAIYSYKQKKTYQQKIEMFLEDYKSLKPTRYSYADIKKISNHFTVKLGEGGFGSVFKGQLSNDVAVAVKVLNDKIDAKESGEDFINEVSTIGLIHHVNVVRLVGYCADGCRRALVYEFQPNNSLEKHVYSGENHSEGFLGWEKMQDISLGIAKGIEYLHQGCAQRILHFDIKPHNILLDQNFNPKVSDFGLAKLCNKGQSIVSMTMARGTIGYIAPEVFSRNFGEVSSKSDVYSFGMLLLEIVGARNHTSTGTENASEEYFPEWIFHQLEQRNNTTTKTTSLIEEDLESMIQRKLTVVGLWCVNWHPADRPSMKRVIQMLQAEHCPAIPPNLFKSTSSRNAFAGVPSRLFISELEVISESE from the exons ATGCTCCTAACATCTTGCACCAAGTTGTATAATATTTCACATATCCCATTTTCTCAAGGAGGCTTGTCTTGGTCTGAACCCGATTGTGGGGATTGTGAAGCCAAGGAACAGTACTGCAAATTCAAACCAAACAGCACCACCGTCACTCAGTGCTTCCCCATACCAAAAG GTCCCCCATCAAATAAGCTTCTGGTGACAG GTAAAGTTGGAGGGATCTTTGTCCTGTCATTTCTACTTGTCGCCTTTTGTTATGCTATATACTCATACAAGCAAAAGAAAACTTACCAGCAGAAGATTGAAATGTTTCTGGAGGACTACAAATCCCTTAAGCCTACAAGATACTCTTATGCTGATATAAAAAAGATAAGCAATCATTTCACGGTAAAGTTAGGGGAAGGAGGCTTTGGTTCAGTGTTCAAAGGACAGCTTTCAAATGATGTTGCAGTTGCGGTTAAGGTCCTAAACGATAAGATTGATGCCAAAGAAAGTGGAGAAGATTTTATAAATGAAGTTAGTACAATTGGCTTAATCCACCATGTGAATGTGGTTCGCTTGGTTGGATATTGCGCTGATGGCTGTAGACGAGCTCTTGTTTATGAGTTTCAACCAAACAATTCCCTCGAAAAGCATGTCTATTCAGGAGAAAATCACAGTGAAGGATTCCTTGGTTGGGAAAAGATGCAAGACATTTCTCTAGGCATTGCCAAAGGTATTGAGTATCTTCACCAAGGATGTGCTCAACGAATCCTCCACTTTGACATCAAACCTCATAACATCTTGTTAGACCAAAATTTCAACCCGAAAGTCTCTGATTTTGGTTTAGCAAAGTTGTGTAACAAAGGCCAAAGCATAGTATCAATGACTATGGCTAGGGGGACAATAGGCTACATTGCACCAGAAGTATTTTCTAGGAACTTCGGAGAAGTATCATCCAAGTCAGATGTTTACAGCTTCGGGATGCTGTTACTTGAAATAGTTGGAGCAAGGAATCATACTTCAACAGGAACAGAAAACGCCAGTGAAGAATATTTCCCTGAATGGATTTTCCATCAGCTTGAGCAACGAAACAATACGACAACGAAAACGACAAGCCTGATTGAGGAAGACCTCGAAAGCATGATCCAAAGAAAGCTAACAGTTGTAGGACTTTGGTGCGTAAATTGGCATCCAGCAGACCGACCTTCTATGAAACGCGTGATTCAAATGCTACAAGCTGAACACTGCCCTGCCATACCTCCAAATCTGTTCAAATCGACAAGTTCAAGAAACGCATTCGCAGGAGTTCCTTCTAGGTTGTTTATTAGCGAGCTTGAAGTTATTTCAGAATCAGAGTGA
- the LOC141706578 gene encoding rust resistance kinase Lr10-like isoform X2, protein MHDSVQMMYSSLLIITVVLASITSSCCKAAAASSSSFASSSCGNIDNISCPFYLKDHAHKCHGLSYELSCRQNRTTIKLHSDDFYVEAINYVNSSVRIIDSGLARNNYSCSSTPLHAFYSYDDHFSPIMELNRPITYIDCPAPLTKSSSTRYIPTSPCSSSSVYSYVVIGKMKISEVENNCLVRKTTWVSSAWPDINKTSFLGIKDVVYGIELPFKYFSCLGCHATQSQYCQSIISENRHTHCKSYRRLWFLIWFYVREILILIPEAANYSLGMWTQGPYNPNTSMYMIMIFVSRCLCGLPFLSAFLIYKSRRRHLSVHGTIEDFLQAQNKLMPIRYNYSQIKKFTKGFSEKLGEGGFGTVYKGKLRSGLVVAIKILTKSKTSGQDFINEVGTIGMIHHVNIVRLVGFCVEGSKRALIYEFMPNGSLDKYIFLEGGGTPTLNCEKIYEISCKVAYGIEYLHRGCDMQILHFDIKPHNILLDENFNPKISDFGLAKLRATDQSIVTMTAARGTMGYMAPELFYKNIGAVSYKADVYSFGMLLLEMAGRRKNLNPFKDQISQIYFPSWIYDQISQGKEIEMEEVNENEKELVKKMIIVAMWCIQMNPSERPSMSNVIEMLEGDVELLVIPPKPLICPQHETSNDDQELIQTSSN, encoded by the exons ATGCATGATTCAGTGCAAATGATGTACTCTTCGTTACTGATTATCACTGTCGTCTTGGCATCAATAACCAGCAGTTGCTGTAAAGCTGCTgctgcttcttcttcttcttttgcTTCTTCTTCTTGCGGTAATATTGATAACATAAGCTGCCCTTTTTATCTAAAAGATCATGCACACAAATGTCATGGTCTCAGCTATGAGCTTTCCTGCAGACAAAATCGTACTACTATCAAACTTCATTCAGACGACTTCTATGTGGAGGCTATCAATTATGTAAATTCTTCTGTTCGAATAATTGATTCAGGGCTAGCTAGAAATAATTATTCATGTTCTTCCACTCCTCTCCATGCTTTCTACAGTTATGATGATCATTTTTCTCCGATTATGGAGTTGAATAGACCAATAACTTATATAGATTGTCCAGCTCCTCTGACTAAATCCTCATCAACTCGATATATTCCTACATCTCCTTGCTCCTCATCATCAGTATATTCATACGTTGTCATTGGGAAAATGAAAATCTCGGAAGTGGAGAACAATTGCTTAGTTCGGAAGACAACTTGGGTTTCATCAGCATGGCCTGATATTAATAAAACATCTTTCTTGGGTATTAAAGATGTGGTTTATGGGATAGAGCTTCCTTTCAAGTATTTTTCTTGCCTAGGCTGTCATGCTACTCAATCGCAATATTGTCAGAGTATAATATCTGAAAATCGGCACACCCATTGCAAATCTTATAGGAG GTTATGGTTTTTGATCTGGTTTTACGTGCGAGAAATTTTGATACTGATTCCTG AAGCTGCAAACTACAGTCTAG GCATGTGGACACAAGGCCCCTACAATCCCAACACTTCAATGTATATGA TAATGATTTTTGTTTCAAGATGCTTATGTGGACTACCATTTCTCTCCGCGTTCTTGATCTATAAATCAAGGAGGAGACATCTATCAGTGCATGGTACTATTGAAGATTTCCTGCAAGCTCAAAACAAACTGATGCCTATTAGGTATAACTATTCCCAGATTAAGAAGTTCACTAAAGGATTTAGTGAAAAACTGGGTGAAGGGGGCTTTGGTACTGTATATAAAGGAAAACTTCGAAGTGGCCTTGTCGTAGCTATAAAAATACTTACAAAATCCAAGACTAGCGGCCAAGATTTCATCAATGAAGTTGGTACAATTGGTATGATCCACCATGTCAACATTGTGAGACTTGTTGGTTTCTGCGTTGAGGGTTCAAAACGTGCTCTTATTTATGAGTTCATGCCTAACGGATCTCTTGATAAATACATTTTTCTCGAGGGAGGAGGAACGCCTACTTTGAATTGTGAAAAGATTTATGAGATTTCTTGTAAAGTGGCATATGGCATAGAGTATTTGCATCGAGGTTGTGATATGCAAATCTTGCATTTTGATATTAAGCCTCATAATATTCTCCTGGATGAAAATTTCAATCCAAAGATTTCTGATTTTGGCCTTGCAAAACTACGTGCCACGGATCAAAGTATAGTGACTATGACAGCGGCAAGGGGTACAATGGGTTATATGGCTCCAGAATTGTTTTACAAAAATATCGGAGCTGTCTCTTACAAGGCAGATGTTTATAGTTTCGGAATGTTGTTACTGGAAATGGCAGGACGAAGGAAAAATTTGAATCCATTCAAGGATCAAATTAGCCAAATTTACTTCCCTTCATGGATCTATGACCAGATTAGCCAAGGGAAGGAGATTGAAATGGAAGAGGTTAACGAGAACGAGAAGGAGTTGGTTAAAAAGATGATCATTGTAGCAATGTGGTGCATACAAATGAATCCAAGTGAGCGTCCTTCAATGAGCAATGTGATTGAAATGCTAGAAGGAGACGTCGAACTTCTGGTGATCCCTCCTAAACCTTTGATTTGTCCCCAGCACGAAACGTCGAATGATGATCAAGAACTTATTCAGACCTCCTCAAACTGA
- the LOC141706578 gene encoding LEAF RUST 10 DISEASE-RESISTANCE LOCUS RECEPTOR-LIKE PROTEIN KINASE-like 2.3 isoform X1, giving the protein MHDSVQMMYSSLLIITVVLASITSSCCKAAAASSSSFASSSCGNIDNISCPFYLKDHAHKCHGLSYELSCRQNRTTIKLHSDDFYVEAINYVNSSVRIIDSGLARNNYSCSSTPLHAFYSYDDHFSPIMELNRPITYIDCPAPLTKSSSTRYIPTSPCSSSSVYSYVVIGKMKISEVENNCLVRKTTWVSSAWPDINKTSFLGIKDVVYGIELPFKYFSCLGCHATQSQYCQSIISENRHTHCKSYRRLWFLIWFYVREILILIPEAANYSLGMWTQGPYNPNTSMYMTYLGELLVMIFVSRCLCGLPFLSAFLIYKSRRRHLSVHGTIEDFLQAQNKLMPIRYNYSQIKKFTKGFSEKLGEGGFGTVYKGKLRSGLVVAIKILTKSKTSGQDFINEVGTIGMIHHVNIVRLVGFCVEGSKRALIYEFMPNGSLDKYIFLEGGGTPTLNCEKIYEISCKVAYGIEYLHRGCDMQILHFDIKPHNILLDENFNPKISDFGLAKLRATDQSIVTMTAARGTMGYMAPELFYKNIGAVSYKADVYSFGMLLLEMAGRRKNLNPFKDQISQIYFPSWIYDQISQGKEIEMEEVNENEKELVKKMIIVAMWCIQMNPSERPSMSNVIEMLEGDVELLVIPPKPLICPQHETSNDDQELIQTSSN; this is encoded by the exons ATGCATGATTCAGTGCAAATGATGTACTCTTCGTTACTGATTATCACTGTCGTCTTGGCATCAATAACCAGCAGTTGCTGTAAAGCTGCTgctgcttcttcttcttcttttgcTTCTTCTTCTTGCGGTAATATTGATAACATAAGCTGCCCTTTTTATCTAAAAGATCATGCACACAAATGTCATGGTCTCAGCTATGAGCTTTCCTGCAGACAAAATCGTACTACTATCAAACTTCATTCAGACGACTTCTATGTGGAGGCTATCAATTATGTAAATTCTTCTGTTCGAATAATTGATTCAGGGCTAGCTAGAAATAATTATTCATGTTCTTCCACTCCTCTCCATGCTTTCTACAGTTATGATGATCATTTTTCTCCGATTATGGAGTTGAATAGACCAATAACTTATATAGATTGTCCAGCTCCTCTGACTAAATCCTCATCAACTCGATATATTCCTACATCTCCTTGCTCCTCATCATCAGTATATTCATACGTTGTCATTGGGAAAATGAAAATCTCGGAAGTGGAGAACAATTGCTTAGTTCGGAAGACAACTTGGGTTTCATCAGCATGGCCTGATATTAATAAAACATCTTTCTTGGGTATTAAAGATGTGGTTTATGGGATAGAGCTTCCTTTCAAGTATTTTTCTTGCCTAGGCTGTCATGCTACTCAATCGCAATATTGTCAGAGTATAATATCTGAAAATCGGCACACCCATTGCAAATCTTATAGGAG GTTATGGTTTTTGATCTGGTTTTACGTGCGAGAAATTTTGATACTGATTCCTG AAGCTGCAAACTACAGTCTAG GCATGTGGACACAAGGCCCCTACAATCCCAACACTTCAATGTATATGA CATATCTAGGAGAACTCCTCG TAATGATTTTTGTTTCAAGATGCTTATGTGGACTACCATTTCTCTCCGCGTTCTTGATCTATAAATCAAGGAGGAGACATCTATCAGTGCATGGTACTATTGAAGATTTCCTGCAAGCTCAAAACAAACTGATGCCTATTAGGTATAACTATTCCCAGATTAAGAAGTTCACTAAAGGATTTAGTGAAAAACTGGGTGAAGGGGGCTTTGGTACTGTATATAAAGGAAAACTTCGAAGTGGCCTTGTCGTAGCTATAAAAATACTTACAAAATCCAAGACTAGCGGCCAAGATTTCATCAATGAAGTTGGTACAATTGGTATGATCCACCATGTCAACATTGTGAGACTTGTTGGTTTCTGCGTTGAGGGTTCAAAACGTGCTCTTATTTATGAGTTCATGCCTAACGGATCTCTTGATAAATACATTTTTCTCGAGGGAGGAGGAACGCCTACTTTGAATTGTGAAAAGATTTATGAGATTTCTTGTAAAGTGGCATATGGCATAGAGTATTTGCATCGAGGTTGTGATATGCAAATCTTGCATTTTGATATTAAGCCTCATAATATTCTCCTGGATGAAAATTTCAATCCAAAGATTTCTGATTTTGGCCTTGCAAAACTACGTGCCACGGATCAAAGTATAGTGACTATGACAGCGGCAAGGGGTACAATGGGTTATATGGCTCCAGAATTGTTTTACAAAAATATCGGAGCTGTCTCTTACAAGGCAGATGTTTATAGTTTCGGAATGTTGTTACTGGAAATGGCAGGACGAAGGAAAAATTTGAATCCATTCAAGGATCAAATTAGCCAAATTTACTTCCCTTCATGGATCTATGACCAGATTAGCCAAGGGAAGGAGATTGAAATGGAAGAGGTTAACGAGAACGAGAAGGAGTTGGTTAAAAAGATGATCATTGTAGCAATGTGGTGCATACAAATGAATCCAAGTGAGCGTCCTTCAATGAGCAATGTGATTGAAATGCTAGAAGGAGACGTCGAACTTCTGGTGATCCCTCCTAAACCTTTGATTTGTCCCCAGCACGAAACGTCGAATGATGATCAAGAACTTATTCAGACCTCCTCAAACTGA
- the LOC141706583 gene encoding rust resistance kinase Lr10-like: MVILNEFMLLVLVSCIISKLGVAVLQHDECSVTRCHGGDSKIRFPFHLIDSDKEKQPRSDHCGFPVGFELSCGTIDHYNYPMVKFEYQVNTSLPGLYLSFSVEAYVDSIDYKSRQLHFISTSTNVTQHYDYYLSNSPFKPFIFTEVQEDYIYSKAQADFTFYKCSSSKSVFDIIAEDIPSLSSHGFKVYAIHSHYGITEMLLTSCTKLYNISHIPFSQGGLSWSEPDCGDCEAKEQYCKFKPNSTTVTQCFPIPKGPPSNKLLVTGKVGGIFVLSFLLVAFCYAIYSYKQKKTYQQKIEMFLEDYKSLKPTRYSYADIKKISNHFTVKLGEGGFGSVFKGQLSNDVAVAVKVLNDKIDAKESGEDFINEVSTIGLIHHVNVVRLVGYCADGCRRALVYEFQPNNSLEKHVYSGENHSEGFLGWEKMQDISLGIAKGIEYLHQGCAQRILHFDIKPHNILLDQNFNPKVSDFGLAKLCNKGQSIVSMTMARGTIGYIAPEVFSRNFGEVSSKSDVYSFGMLLLEIVGARNHTSTGTENASEEYFPEWIFHQLEQRNNTTTKTTSLIEEDLESMIQRKLTVVGLWCVNWHPADRPSMKRVIQMLQAEHCPAIPPNLFKSTSSRNAFAGVPSRLFISELEVISESE, from the exons ATGGTGATTTTAAATGAATTTATGTTGCTTGTACTGGTAAGCTGTATCATTAGTAAACTTGGTGTCGCAGTACTTCAACATGATGAATGCAGTGTGACAAGGTGCCATGGAGGAGACAGCAAAATCAGATTCCCGTTCCATTTGATTGATTCGGATAAAGAGAAGCAGCCGCGGTCAGATCACTGTGGCTTTCCTGTTGGCTTTGAACTCTCTTGCGGAACCATTGATCATTATAATTATCCAATGGTGAAGTTCGAGTACCAGGTCAACACCTCTCTTCCGGGACTCTATCTTTCATTCTCGGTTGAGGCCTATGTTGATTCCATCGACTACAAATCACGCCAGCTCCACTTCATATCTACGTCCACCAACGTCACACAACACTATGACTACTACTTGTCTAATTCTCCCTTCAAACCTTTTATATTTACTGAAGTTCAAGAAGACTATATATATAGTAAAGCTCAAGCTGATTTTACCTTCTACAAATGTTCATCATCCAAAAGTGTATTTGACATAATTGCAGAAGACATTCCTTCTTTAAGTAGTCATGGTTTTAAAGTGTATGCCATCCATTCTCACTATGGAATTACAGAAATGCTCCTAACATCTTGCACCAAGTTGTATAATATTTCACATATCCCATTTTCTCAAGGAGGCTTGTCTTGGTCTGAACCCGATTGTGGGGATTGTGAAGCCAAGGAACAGTACTGCAAATTCAAACCAAACAGCACCACCGTCACTCAGTGCTTCCCCATACCAAAAG GTCCCCCATCAAATAAGCTTCTGGTGACAG GTAAAGTTGGAGGGATCTTTGTCCTGTCATTTCTACTTGTCGCCTTTTGTTATGCTATATACTCATACAAGCAAAAGAAAACTTACCAGCAGAAGATTGAAATGTTTCTGGAGGACTACAAATCCCTTAAGCCTACAAGATACTCTTATGCTGATATAAAAAAGATAAGCAATCATTTCACGGTAAAGTTAGGGGAAGGAGGCTTTGGTTCAGTGTTCAAAGGACAGCTTTCAAATGATGTTGCAGTTGCGGTTAAGGTCCTAAACGATAAGATTGATGCCAAAGAAAGTGGAGAAGATTTTATAAATGAAGTTAGTACAATTGGCTTAATCCACCATGTGAATGTGGTTCGCTTGGTTGGATATTGCGCTGATGGCTGTAGACGAGCTCTTGTTTATGAGTTTCAACCAAACAATTCCCTCGAAAAGCATGTCTATTCAGGAGAAAATCACAGTGAAGGATTCCTTGGTTGGGAAAAGATGCAAGACATTTCTCTAGGCATTGCCAAAGGTATTGAGTATCTTCACCAAGGATGTGCTCAACGAATCCTCCACTTTGACATCAAACCTCATAACATCTTGTTAGACCAAAATTTCAACCCGAAAGTCTCTGATTTTGGTTTAGCAAAGTTGTGTAACAAAGGCCAAAGCATAGTATCAATGACTATGGCTAGGGGGACAATAGGCTACATTGCACCAGAAGTATTTTCTAGGAACTTCGGAGAAGTATCATCCAAGTCAGATGTTTACAGCTTCGGGATGCTGTTACTTGAAATAGTTGGAGCAAGGAATCATACTTCAACAGGAACAGAAAACGCCAGTGAAGAATATTTCCCTGAATGGATTTTCCATCAGCTTGAGCAACGAAACAATACGACAACGAAAACGACAAGCCTGATTGAGGAAGACCTCGAAAGCATGATCCAAAGAAAGCTAACAGTTGTAGGACTTTGGTGCGTAAATTGGCATCCAGCAGACCGACCTTCTATGAAACGCGTGATTCAAATGCTACAAGCTGAACACTGCCCTGCCATACCTCCAAATCTGTTCAAATCGACAAGTTCAAGAAACGCATTCGCAGGAGTTCCTTCTAGGTTGTTTATTAGCGAGCTTGAAGTTATTTCAGAATCAGAGTGA